In Geopsychrobacter electrodiphilus DSM 16401, a single window of DNA contains:
- a CDS encoding universal stress protein — MRNILLATDIAGETDRAFERAVKLALSLKSTLHILHVCLPSSLTSKANMEQSPNLSAIKKMNSYLASNKELINVEHTITVKENQEPFAEIIKLANEVDAELIVMGMHGKSKLRDKFIGTTIEKVIRKGTLPVLMVKDKPLGEYKNLLVGTNFSAGSGQALRLALKLAPKGIVNLVHFYDIPDTDIGDKITQYTGDVIEASEKEKLEKFVKEYSFDLEKTAGEQPEFHYRLAQGEADNRLLREAVGLNAELIAIGAHSRPKLMPYKLGGIALDILTNPPCDVLVANSL, encoded by the coding sequence ATGAGAAATATTCTGTTGGCAACTGACATTGCTGGCGAAACTGATCGCGCATTTGAAAGGGCAGTCAAGCTCGCTTTATCGCTAAAGTCCACACTTCACATCCTTCATGTTTGTCTGCCATCATCTCTTACCAGCAAGGCAAATATGGAACAATCCCCAAATCTTAGCGCAATAAAAAAAATGAACAGCTACCTAGCCAGTAACAAAGAGCTGATAAATGTAGAACACACAATAACTGTGAAAGAAAATCAGGAACCGTTTGCCGAAATTATCAAACTTGCAAATGAGGTCGATGCGGAACTTATTGTCATGGGGATGCATGGCAAATCAAAACTTCGTGACAAGTTTATCGGAACAACAATAGAAAAAGTTATCCGTAAGGGAACTCTGCCGGTTTTGATGGTCAAAGATAAACCCCTTGGGGAGTACAAAAATCTCTTGGTTGGCACTAATTTTTCTGCTGGATCAGGCCAGGCGCTTCGCCTAGCCCTTAAACTGGCCCCAAAAGGGATCGTGAACCTAGTCCACTTCTACGATATCCCAGATACCGACATTGGAGACAAAATTACCCAATATACTGGTGATGTTATTGAAGCCTCTGAAAAAGAGAAGTTAGAAAAATTTGTCAAGGAATACAGCTTTGATCTTGAAAAAACGGCCGGCGAACAACCAGAATTTCATTATCGATTGGCCCAAGGAGAAGCCGATAACAGACTCCTTCGTGAAGCAGTTGGGCTTAATGCTGAACTGATTGCAATTGGTGCCCACAGCCGGCCTAAGCTGATGCCTTATAAACTTGGTGGCATCGCACTTGACATCCTGACCAACCCACCCTGTGATGTATTGGTAGCAAACAGCTTATGA
- a CDS encoding SLC13 family permease, giving the protein MTTDQTILFSLITLILIFLIWGKIRYDVTAFAALVLAAMTGVIPKDQIFSGFGHPAVIIIALVLIVSRGLSRSGAIEMLARKVVDSSRSLQNHIGIMAVISATLSSIMNNVAALALLMPVDIQAAQRSKRSPSLTLMPLSFASILGGMITLIGTPPNIVIATFRESALGKPYGMFSFAPVGLVVAIVGVLYVSFLGWRLIPAERGKHDTLLELGDLKAYISNAKVQKASSAVDKKLKDLEPFAEKSDVNILGLVRHGKHLPGSARREIIRKNDLVVLEGRPDAIDQFVGAADLEYVGAHKHDSMLAEAVTLMEVVVPKGAMIEGRKAMEVRLLSQRNVTLLGISRKDRRIREQVRKVPIKAGDILLLLGPEEQLPNVVDWLGCLSLAGRGLEVPQRSKAWAAVAIFAAAIIAASTGLIYLPMALAAVVVAYVALRIVPLSQVYDSVEWPVIVLLGSMIPIGAALEARGGTTLVANAIVDWTAGWPTVAVLTILMLVTMTLSDVLNNVATALIAAPIGIDIATRLDANPDSFLMAVAVAASCAFLTPIGHKNNTIIMGPGGYKFGDYWRMGLPLEILVVLVGIPTILLVWPL; this is encoded by the coding sequence ATGACTACCGACCAAACCATCCTCTTCAGTCTGATTACACTCATTTTAATTTTTCTCATATGGGGCAAGATACGTTACGACGTGACCGCATTTGCCGCACTTGTTTTGGCCGCTATGACCGGTGTCATTCCCAAAGACCAAATTTTCTCAGGTTTTGGCCACCCGGCGGTCATCATCATTGCCTTGGTACTGATCGTCAGTCGCGGTCTCTCTCGATCTGGTGCCATAGAAATGCTGGCGCGCAAAGTCGTCGACTCGTCGCGCAGCTTACAGAACCATATCGGCATTATGGCAGTTATCTCCGCGACACTTTCGAGCATTATGAACAATGTCGCTGCGCTGGCGTTGCTGATGCCGGTCGACATACAGGCTGCCCAGCGCTCCAAGCGGAGCCCGTCTCTAACGCTGATGCCGCTTTCTTTCGCCTCTATCCTTGGCGGCATGATAACTTTGATCGGCACTCCACCAAACATCGTTATTGCCACCTTTCGCGAAAGCGCTCTAGGCAAACCGTACGGCATGTTCTCTTTTGCCCCGGTCGGGCTTGTGGTAGCGATTGTCGGGGTGTTGTATGTCTCTTTTCTTGGCTGGCGGTTGATTCCGGCCGAACGCGGCAAGCACGATACTCTTCTGGAACTTGGCGATTTAAAAGCCTACATTTCAAACGCCAAGGTGCAAAAAGCCTCCAGTGCCGTGGACAAGAAGCTCAAGGACCTCGAACCGTTCGCTGAGAAGAGTGATGTCAATATTCTCGGCCTGGTGCGGCACGGCAAGCACCTACCCGGTTCCGCCCGGCGAGAAATCATCCGTAAGAATGATCTGGTGGTGCTTGAAGGGCGGCCTGATGCCATCGACCAGTTTGTCGGTGCCGCAGACTTAGAATACGTCGGCGCACATAAGCATGACAGCATGCTCGCCGAAGCAGTGACCCTAATGGAAGTCGTTGTCCCGAAAGGGGCTATGATCGAAGGCCGTAAGGCGATGGAGGTCCGGTTACTCTCCCAGCGTAACGTGACCCTGCTCGGTATCTCGCGGAAGGATCGGAGAATCCGTGAGCAGGTACGCAAAGTCCCAATTAAGGCGGGAGATATCTTGCTGTTACTTGGCCCGGAGGAGCAACTTCCGAATGTGGTTGATTGGCTTGGTTGTCTGTCACTAGCTGGACGTGGTCTCGAAGTCCCTCAGCGGAGCAAGGCGTGGGCGGCGGTGGCTATTTTTGCCGCCGCAATTATTGCCGCCAGTACCGGTTTGATTTACCTGCCAATGGCGTTGGCGGCAGTGGTTGTCGCTTATGTCGCTCTGCGCATTGTGCCATTATCACAAGTGTATGACTCGGTCGAGTGGCCAGTTATTGTGCTGCTTGGCTCAATGATTCCGATCGGCGCCGCGCTAGAGGCGCGTGGTGGCACAACTCTGGTGGCCAATGCAATTGTTGACTGGACGGCTGGCTGGCCGACCGTCGCAGTTCTTACCATCCTGATGCTCGTCACCATGACCCTTTCGGATGTGTTGAATAACGTGGCAACGGCACTGATCGCCGCCCCCATCGGCATCGATATAGCCACCCGGCTTGATGCCAACCCGGATTCTTTCTTGATGGCGGTCGCCGTCGCAGCATCCTGTGCATTTCTGACTCCCATCGGTCATAAGAACAACACCATCATCATGGGTCCTGGTGGCTATAAATTTGGCGATTACTGGCGAATGGGTCTGCCTCTGGAGATTTTGGTCGTGCTAGTTGGCATTCCGACGATTCTCTTGGTCTGGCCTCTTTGA